The proteins below come from a single Candidatus Binatia bacterium genomic window:
- a CDS encoding GNAT family N-acetyltransferase produces the protein MSSATTIANARGYAADALLRDGSSVHIRAVCPQDKERLREHFHTLSPRSVYTRFFGPKLELTPAELSYFTEMDGVERVGLVATLRTAEGEKFIGVGRYFRQSDAGQPHCAEVAFAVSDNQQRRGIASVLLDHLAKIARRSGITEFVADVLGENNQMMHVFGKSGFKVSRSIDAGVFHVTFPTEDTPGHQDVSLERDRQAAALSVRPLVAPQSIAVIGASRDQETIGGMLVRNIRAGGFRGKLYPVNPNAAEIQGLRAYARVREIGEPVDLAVVATPAAAVPDVVADCARAGVRGVVVISSGFGEVGDDGRARERELLSLVRGSGMRMVGPNCMGVLNTDPEVSMNATFAPSMPPAGGVAMLSQSGALGLAILDMAEHLGIGLSTFVSVGNKADVSSNDMLSFWAEDPNTSVILLYLESFGNPRKFARIAPQVARIKPIVAVKSGRSASGSRAASSHSAALASLDVAVETLFEQSGVIRTDTMAQLFDVAALLATQPVPGGARVGVVTNAGGPGILLADACEARGLELSELSEQTRAELAKFLPPQAGLSNPVDLLAAATPEQYSRAVEIVGNDPNIDALVVVCIPVVAAATEEIARAIAGAAAMIPKDKPILANFLSSRGAPRVLSQGARGAIPSFAFPEDAAMALAAATRYGRWRRRPVGRLETLAPFARDAVRAVIDRALAGAEGAIWLRAEDLSTVLRAAGIEFAESVDVAAADAAPAAARLGYPLVVKVSSPAILHKSDVGGVILGVENDESAAEAVETLRRRMLVLGKPLERVLLQRQVAGAIESLVGVTVDPVFGPLLVVGAGGVLVELLGDVAFHLVPVSDVDAREMITRLKSRALFDGYRGSPPADRDELVALIQRVSALVEAVPELVELDLNPVKVLAPGSGAVVVDGRMRVAPRATAWGN, from the coding sequence GTGAGCAGCGCAACGACTATAGCCAACGCCCGCGGCTACGCCGCCGACGCGCTGCTGCGCGACGGCAGCTCCGTCCATATCCGCGCCGTGTGCCCGCAGGACAAGGAACGGCTTCGCGAGCACTTCCACACGCTGTCGCCGCGCTCCGTCTACACGAGATTTTTCGGACCGAAGCTCGAGCTGACGCCGGCCGAGCTTTCCTATTTCACGGAGATGGACGGCGTCGAGCGCGTGGGACTGGTCGCGACGCTGCGCACCGCGGAGGGCGAGAAGTTCATCGGCGTCGGCCGCTATTTTCGCCAAAGCGACGCAGGTCAGCCTCACTGCGCCGAGGTTGCCTTCGCCGTTTCCGACAATCAGCAGCGCCGCGGCATCGCTTCCGTGCTGCTCGATCATCTCGCGAAAATCGCGCGCAGAAGTGGCATCACCGAATTCGTCGCCGACGTGCTCGGCGAGAACAACCAGATGATGCACGTCTTCGGAAAGAGCGGATTCAAGGTCAGCCGCTCGATCGACGCCGGCGTCTTCCACGTGACGTTCCCGACCGAGGACACTCCCGGGCACCAGGACGTCAGCCTCGAGCGCGACCGGCAGGCTGCGGCACTGAGCGTGCGGCCGCTGGTGGCTCCGCAGTCGATTGCCGTCATCGGCGCCTCGCGCGACCAGGAAACGATCGGCGGCATGCTCGTTCGCAATATCCGGGCCGGCGGATTTCGCGGAAAGCTCTATCCGGTCAATCCGAACGCGGCCGAGATCCAGGGGCTGCGCGCGTACGCGCGAGTGCGCGAGATTGGCGAGCCTGTCGACCTTGCGGTAGTGGCCACACCGGCCGCTGCGGTGCCGGATGTCGTAGCGGACTGTGCTCGCGCCGGAGTTCGCGGCGTCGTCGTAATTTCTTCGGGCTTCGGCGAGGTCGGCGACGACGGACGCGCGCGCGAGCGCGAGTTGCTGTCGCTGGTGCGCGGCTCCGGGATGCGCATGGTCGGGCCGAACTGCATGGGAGTCCTCAACACCGATCCAGAGGTCTCGATGAACGCGACGTTCGCGCCGTCGATGCCGCCGGCCGGTGGAGTCGCAATGCTCTCGCAAAGCGGCGCGCTCGGCCTTGCAATACTCGACATGGCCGAACATCTCGGCATCGGGCTTTCCACGTTCGTCTCGGTCGGCAACAAGGCGGACGTCTCGAGCAACGACATGCTTTCGTTCTGGGCAGAGGACCCGAACACGAGCGTGATCCTTCTCTACCTCGAGAGTTTCGGAAACCCGCGAAAATTCGCCCGCATCGCGCCGCAAGTCGCGCGCATCAAGCCGATCGTGGCGGTCAAATCCGGCAGGTCGGCATCCGGAAGCCGAGCCGCATCGAGCCACTCGGCCGCGCTGGCCAGCCTGGACGTGGCCGTCGAGACGCTGTTCGAGCAGAGCGGGGTGATCCGCACCGACACGATGGCGCAGCTTTTCGACGTGGCGGCGCTCCTTGCCACGCAACCGGTGCCCGGTGGTGCGCGTGTCGGGGTAGTCACGAACGCCGGCGGCCCGGGTATTCTTCTTGCCGATGCGTGCGAAGCGCGCGGGCTCGAGCTGTCCGAGCTGAGCGAACAGACGCGCGCCGAGCTCGCGAAGTTCCTTCCGCCGCAGGCCGGCCTGTCCAACCCGGTGGATCTTCTCGCGGCCGCGACGCCGGAGCAGTACTCGCGCGCGGTCGAGATCGTCGGCAACGATCCCAACATCGATGCGCTCGTCGTCGTTTGCATCCCCGTCGTTGCGGCCGCAACCGAGGAGATTGCCCGCGCGATCGCAGGCGCTGCAGCAATGATCCCGAAGGACAAGCCGATCCTGGCGAATTTCCTCTCGTCCCGCGGCGCACCGCGCGTGCTCTCGCAGGGAGCGCGCGGCGCGATCCCGTCGTTCGCGTTTCCGGAGGATGCCGCCATGGCACTGGCGGCGGCCACCCGCTACGGCCGTTGGCGCCGGCGGCCTGTCGGCAGACTGGAGACACTCGCGCCGTTCGCACGAGATGCCGTGCGCGCCGTCATCGATCGCGCGCTTGCCGGTGCGGAAGGTGCGATCTGGTTGCGCGCCGAAGACCTTTCGACGGTGCTGCGCGCCGCGGGAATCGAGTTCGCCGAGTCCGTCGATGTTGCGGCGGCTGATGCTGCGCCAGCAGCTGCAAGGCTCGGCTATCCGCTGGTTGTGAAGGTCTCCTCGCCCGCCATCCTGCACAAGAGCGACGTGGGCGGAGTCATCCTCGGCGTCGAGAACGACGAGTCGGCCGCGGAAGCAGTCGAGACCCTGCGTCGGCGTATGCTGGTACTCGGCAAACCACTCGAGCGCGTGCTGCTGCAGCGCCAGGTCGCCGGCGCGATCGAAAGCCTCGTCGGCGTCACCGTCGACCCGGTCTTCGGTCCGCTCCTGGTGGTCGGTGCGGGCGGCGTCCTGGTCGAGCTGCTCGGCGACGTCGCATTTCACCTGGTGCCGGTAAGCGACGTCGATGCGCGGGAAATGATCACGCGCCTGAAGTCGCGCGCGTTGTTCGACGGCTATCGCGGATCGCCGCCGGCCGACCGCGACGAGCTCGTGGCTCTGATCCAGCGCGTCTCCGCGCTCGTCGAGGCGGTGCCCGAGCTGGTCGAGCTCGACCTCAATCCGGTCAAGGTGCTGGCGCCGGGGTCCGGCGCGGTGGTCGTGGACGGAAGGATGCGCGTGGCGCCGCGCGCGACCGCATGGGGGAACTGA
- a CDS encoding aldo/keto reductase, which translates to MRLGEAGSKESGNFSGTQARNVVPRFSPESRKANQALVDQLASIAQAKGVTPAQIALAWLLAQRPWIVPIPGTTKLHRLKENTGAADVNLTGDDVRKIDEALASIQVVGDRYPAHLAARAGK; encoded by the coding sequence GTGCGACTGGGTGAAGCAGGCTCGAAGGAGTCGGGTAATTTCTCCGGGACGCAGGCGCGGAACGTCGTCCCACGGTTCTCGCCGGAGTCGCGCAAGGCGAACCAGGCGCTGGTCGATCAGCTCGCATCTATCGCGCAGGCGAAGGGAGTGACGCCCGCACAGATCGCGCTCGCATGGCTGCTGGCGCAGAGGCCGTGGATCGTGCCGATTCCCGGAACGACGAAGCTGCACCGGCTGAAAGAGAACACCGGCGCTGCCGACGTGAATCTGACGGGCGACGACGTCCGCAAGATCGACGAGGCACTCGCGAGCATCCAGGTTGTCGGTGACCGCTACCCCGCGCATCTGGCGGCACGGGCCGGAAAGTAA
- a CDS encoding SDR family NAD(P)-dependent oxidoreductase: MTQRLPVALISGVGPGTGAAIARRFARGGYAVAMLARSKDRLDALEHEIDNARGYACDVTDEAQVEATLQRVSSQLGAPKVLVHNAVGGAFGTFLEIEPDVLNQNFQVNTMALLHLARRTAPAMIEAGEGAIIVTGNTSALRGKQKFAGFAPTKAAQRILAETMARDLGPKGVHVAYLVIDAVIDVEWTRAMLSKPTGDSFFAQPSAIAEEVWHVAHQERSCWSFNVEVRPFGEAW, translated from the coding sequence ATGACACAACGCCTTCCCGTAGCGCTGATAAGCGGCGTCGGACCCGGAACCGGAGCGGCGATCGCGCGCCGCTTCGCACGCGGCGGCTACGCCGTGGCAATGCTCGCGCGCAGCAAGGATCGGCTCGATGCGCTCGAGCACGAGATCGACAACGCCCGCGGATACGCGTGCGACGTGACCGACGAGGCACAGGTCGAAGCCACATTGCAGCGGGTATCGAGCCAGCTCGGCGCACCGAAGGTGCTCGTGCACAATGCTGTCGGGGGTGCGTTCGGAACCTTCCTCGAGATCGAGCCCGACGTGCTGAATCAGAACTTCCAGGTCAATACGATGGCGCTTCTCCATCTCGCCCGACGAACCGCGCCGGCGATGATCGAAGCGGGCGAAGGAGCCATCATCGTGACGGGGAATACGTCCGCCCTGCGTGGAAAGCAGAAGTTCGCGGGCTTTGCTCCGACCAAGGCCGCGCAGCGGATTCTCGCCGAGACGATGGCGCGTGATCTCGGTCCAAAAGGAGTCCACGTCGCATACCTCGTCATCGACGCGGTGATCGATGTGGAATGGACGCGGGCAATGCTCTCGAAGCCGACGGGAGACTCTTTCTTCGCTCAGCCTTCGGCGATCGCCGAAGAGGTTTGGCACGTCGCTCACCAGGAGCGTTCGTGCTGGTCGTTCAACGTCGAGGTCAGGCCGTTCGGTGAAGCCTGGTGA
- a CDS encoding DcaP family trimeric outer membrane transporter, which translates to MKLTRNLRAAVGVTVIASLSCFSFGGTATAASDPQIDELKAEIRVLMQRVDQLEKEKAHPPAAAPAPTPVATPSAKAPVAVPGGGPGIATVQAPVVEGPASPIAPRDAFNDQQQAAPRPDDLTLDPKYLGFIAVPNTPVMIKFNAKPRVDATYDNKNAGDDDRFVTAKIPVTGDPAKGGDGTFNINAKGSQLRVDVRAPSVAGSPRFYYENDFFGSGGGEFNYRVRHLYGQIYNIIVGQTYSVFEDPDIWPDTLDYEGPSSAIFARRPLIRYQYRFDDQWQVNLGLEQPSSEIDTTNQNDSAASGHSQAPDGGFNVRWESASIGHVQLATMFRDLGVTGPVVGNHTAFGWGLNLTGGFNTFGRDSVQTELTYGQGIFHFVNDNFANLDAAFDRSGNLQPLPYFGVMLGYTHHWSELLRTTLSYGFTDVDNAFSQDGDAYHQAHYASVNLMWQIRKRLTVGLEELYGYKKTNDGSEGDVFRTQLGLVYSIFD; encoded by the coding sequence ATGAAACTAACTCGCAACCTGCGCGCAGCCGTTGGCGTGACGGTGATCGCCTCGCTCAGCTGTTTCAGTTTTGGCGGCACGGCAACTGCCGCATCCGATCCGCAAATTGACGAGCTCAAGGCAGAGATCCGCGTGCTCATGCAACGCGTGGACCAGCTCGAAAAAGAGAAGGCCCATCCTCCGGCCGCAGCTCCGGCTCCCACGCCGGTCGCAACTCCGAGCGCGAAGGCCCCGGTTGCCGTTCCAGGCGGCGGTCCCGGCATTGCCACCGTGCAGGCGCCGGTGGTCGAAGGGCCGGCCAGCCCGATCGCACCTCGTGATGCTTTCAACGACCAGCAACAGGCCGCTCCGCGCCCCGACGACCTGACCCTGGATCCGAAGTACCTGGGCTTCATTGCGGTGCCCAACACGCCTGTGATGATCAAGTTCAACGCCAAGCCGCGCGTGGACGCGACGTACGATAACAAGAACGCCGGCGACGACGACCGCTTCGTGACGGCGAAGATTCCGGTGACCGGCGATCCTGCCAAGGGCGGGGACGGCACGTTCAACATCAATGCGAAAGGCTCGCAGCTCAGGGTCGACGTTCGCGCGCCGTCGGTGGCCGGCAGCCCGCGCTTCTACTACGAGAACGATTTCTTCGGATCGGGCGGAGGCGAATTCAACTACCGTGTCCGCCACCTGTACGGGCAGATCTACAACATCATCGTCGGCCAGACTTACAGCGTGTTCGAGGATCCCGACATCTGGCCCGACACGCTGGACTACGAGGGGCCGAGCTCGGCGATCTTCGCCCGGCGACCGCTGATCCGTTACCAGTATCGCTTCGACGACCAGTGGCAGGTCAACCTCGGGCTCGAGCAGCCCAGTTCCGAGATCGACACGACCAACCAGAACGATTCGGCAGCCAGCGGTCACAGCCAGGCGCCGGACGGCGGATTCAATGTGCGCTGGGAGAGCGCTTCGATCGGCCACGTGCAGCTCGCGACGATGTTCCGCGACCTCGGCGTCACGGGCCCGGTCGTCGGAAACCATACCGCGTTCGGATGGGGCCTGAACCTGACCGGCGGCTTCAACACGTTCGGACGCGATTCGGTGCAGACCGAGCTCACGTACGGCCAGGGCATTTTCCACTTCGTCAACGACAACTTCGCAAACCTGGACGCGGCCTTCGATCGCAGTGGCAACCTGCAGCCGCTTCCGTACTTCGGAGTCATGCTCGGGTACACGCACCACTGGAGCGAGCTGCTGCGAACCACGCTGAGCTATGGGTTCACGGACGTGGACAACGCTTTTTCGCAGGACGGCGACGCGTACCACCAGGCCCACTACGCGAGCGTGAACCTGATGTGGCAGATCCGTAAAAGACTCACTGTCGGCCTGGAGGAGCTGTACGGCTACAAGAAGACGAATGACGGTTCGGAGGGCGACGTATTCCGCACCCAGCTCGGCCTCGTTTACTCGATCTTCGACTGA
- a CDS encoding universal stress protein codes for MKKFRTVLAATDLSSESLSAVRYAAHLAKAQGAKLVIVHATMVTMLLFPYYDGSFDIAGLEKDLEDNARTVLDSWVKRHAKGEPATRVIVRRGEAHEVLCQVAAETGASVIVIATHGRKGFSHALLGSVTERVLRDAPCPVLVVRPKAPVIHVEKAA; via the coding sequence ATGAAAAAGTTTCGAACAGTCCTTGCCGCCACCGATCTTTCGTCCGAGTCGCTCTCGGCGGTGCGCTACGCGGCTCACCTTGCAAAGGCGCAGGGGGCAAAGCTCGTCATCGTGCATGCGACGATGGTGACGATGCTGCTGTTTCCGTACTACGACGGTTCGTTCGATATCGCGGGGCTCGAGAAGGACCTCGAAGACAATGCCCGCACCGTGCTCGATTCGTGGGTCAAGCGCCATGCCAAGGGCGAACCGGCGACGCGCGTGATCGTACGTCGCGGAGAGGCGCACGAAGTGCTGTGCCAGGTTGCAGCCGAGACCGGTGCGAGCGTCATCGTCATCGCGACGCACGGGCGCAAAGGCTTCAGTCACGCGCTCCTCGGCAGCGTCACCGAGCGCGTCCTGCGCGATGCTCCGTGCCCCGTGCTCGTCGTGCGGCCGAAGGCGCCGGTCATTCATGTGGAGAAGGCTGCTTAA
- a CDS encoding DUF2092 domain-containing protein, which produces MNHARRIYPALCAPWILAAAIAGSVTASHSAEQASAGKPDANAILSQMAQFLAAQPRFSVDVACGYDSLQESGKKLEFLEHRKVLLDRPKQRLRVEVEQSDGDKSVVLFDGKLITAQDLTKNVYAQVDAKPTLDESIGYFVHGLRMRFPMAALLGSALPEELAKHVREVEYVEETSILGVPTYHVVGSTDSVDFQVWVDAGKKPLPHRIVLTYTQEEGQPQYRAQFSNWDLSPSVRDSAFEFKAPSGAGRITFAPQLKTVAATPASAAPAQGSTR; this is translated from the coding sequence ATGAATCACGCAAGACGAATTTATCCGGCTTTGTGCGCGCCGTGGATCCTGGCAGCAGCGATTGCCGGCTCGGTCACGGCTTCGCACTCGGCAGAACAAGCATCTGCCGGCAAGCCGGACGCGAACGCCATCCTGTCGCAGATGGCCCAGTTCCTCGCGGCGCAGCCGCGCTTCAGCGTCGACGTGGCCTGCGGATACGACTCGCTGCAGGAGTCCGGCAAGAAGCTCGAGTTTCTCGAACATCGCAAAGTGCTCCTCGATCGCCCCAAGCAGCGCCTGCGCGTCGAAGTGGAGCAGAGCGACGGTGACAAGAGCGTCGTCTTGTTCGACGGCAAACTGATCACCGCGCAGGACCTCACCAAGAACGTCTACGCCCAGGTCGACGCCAAACCGACCCTCGATGAGTCGATCGGCTACTTCGTTCACGGCCTTCGGATGCGCTTCCCGATGGCGGCGCTGCTCGGCAGCGCGCTGCCCGAAGAGCTGGCCAAGCACGTCCGCGAAGTCGAGTATGTCGAGGAGACGTCGATCCTCGGCGTGCCAACTTACCACGTCGTCGGCAGCACCGACTCGGTCGACTTCCAGGTCTGGGTCGATGCCGGCAAAAAGCCTCTCCCGCATCGTATCGTGCTGACGTACACGCAGGAGGAAGGACAACCGCAGTATCGGGCGCAATTCTCCAACTGGGATCTTTCACCGAGCGTTCGCGACTCCGCGTTCGAGTTCAAGGCTCCGAGCGGCGCGGGCAGGATCACGTTCGCCCCTCAGCTCAAGACCGTTGCTGCAACACCGGCGAGCGCCGCACCGGCGCAAGGATCAACACGATGA
- the ftsH gene encoding ATP-dependent zinc metalloprotease FtsH: protein MPKFPLTPPPASPSDTAAKSGQKEPPRGRTLQPQPWWLLFLAALVFNYLVRLVFFPEPASVTVPYTFFKQQVVAGNVARVVATGDTIEGDFKIAVAYSAGSVAPPAADGAPATPAAPVKLPGSTHFRTQRPAFADPGLEKLLDDQHVIVEAEDVEGPSWLKLLISFGPTLILIAAFVWMSRSAAAAGRGLFGLGRSSAKRYSEEGPKVTFEDVAGIDEAENELLEIVDFLKNPAKYQRLGGTMPKGVLLVGAPGTGKTLLARAVAGQAEVPFFSLSASEFIEMIVGVGASRVRDLFRMAREAAPAIIFIDELDAIGRTRGSGAQLGGHDEREQTLNQILTEMDGFDSREGVIVLAATNRADVLDQALLRPGRFDRRVVVQRPDRVGREAILKVHTRKVPLASDVSLERIASETPGLVGAELRNLVNEAALLAARKEEAAVGAEDFAEALQKITLGPARHILLQPAERERTAYHEAGHALVALLVPGSDPVHRVSIVPRGMALGATYQLPVDDRASYAEDYLRARITSALGGRSAEKLVYALATTGAENDLQQVTEIARHMVLRWGMSEKLGPISFVAPQDEGLPPAFQHQPYSESTSELIDAEVRRIVEECHREADRLLGANRDKLEALARALLKAESLNAKEIREITGLGVDIHDNGPAVTATLPGG, encoded by the coding sequence ATGCCGAAGTTCCCGCTCACGCCACCGCCTGCATCGCCGTCTGACACCGCTGCCAAGAGCGGTCAGAAGGAGCCCCCGCGCGGCCGTACTCTCCAGCCTCAGCCCTGGTGGCTGCTATTTCTTGCCGCCCTGGTCTTCAACTATCTGGTCCGACTGGTCTTCTTTCCGGAGCCGGCGTCAGTCACCGTTCCCTACACGTTCTTCAAGCAGCAGGTCGTAGCCGGAAACGTTGCCCGCGTCGTGGCGACCGGCGATACGATCGAGGGAGATTTCAAGATCGCCGTCGCCTACTCGGCTGGCTCTGTGGCTCCGCCTGCCGCCGATGGTGCGCCGGCGACTCCCGCTGCTCCCGTCAAGCTTCCCGGCTCCACCCATTTCAGGACTCAGCGGCCGGCCTTCGCCGATCCAGGTCTGGAAAAACTCCTGGACGACCAGCACGTCATCGTCGAGGCCGAGGACGTCGAAGGTCCATCGTGGCTCAAGCTGCTGATCAGCTTCGGCCCCACGCTGATCCTGATCGCAGCTTTCGTGTGGATGAGCCGCAGCGCCGCCGCCGCCGGGCGCGGCCTTTTCGGCCTCGGCCGGAGCAGCGCGAAGCGATACAGCGAGGAAGGGCCGAAGGTCACGTTCGAAGACGTCGCCGGCATCGACGAGGCCGAGAACGAGCTCCTCGAGATTGTCGACTTTCTCAAGAACCCGGCCAAATACCAGAGGCTCGGCGGAACGATGCCGAAGGGAGTGCTCCTCGTCGGCGCACCGGGCACCGGCAAGACACTGTTGGCCCGCGCGGTGGCCGGTCAGGCCGAGGTGCCCTTCTTCAGCCTGAGCGCGTCCGAGTTCATCGAGATGATCGTGGGCGTAGGCGCCTCCCGCGTGCGCGATCTCTTCCGCATGGCTCGCGAGGCCGCACCGGCGATCATCTTCATCGACGAGCTCGACGCAATCGGTCGCACCCGCGGCAGCGGCGCCCAGCTCGGCGGTCATGACGAGCGCGAACAGACGCTGAACCAGATCCTCACCGAGATGGACGGTTTCGACTCACGCGAAGGAGTCATCGTCCTTGCCGCTACCAACCGTGCCGACGTGCTCGACCAGGCCTTGCTAAGGCCCGGCCGGTTCGATCGCCGCGTCGTCGTGCAGCGGCCGGACCGCGTCGGACGCGAAGCCATCCTCAAGGTGCACACCCGCAAGGTTCCGCTCGCCAGCGACGTGTCGCTCGAGCGCATCGCATCCGAAACACCCGGCCTCGTCGGCGCCGAGTTGCGCAATCTCGTCAATGAAGCGGCGCTGCTTGCGGCACGCAAGGAAGAGGCGGCAGTTGGCGCCGAAGATTTCGCGGAAGCCCTGCAGAAGATCACGCTCGGCCCGGCCCGTCACATCCTGCTGCAGCCGGCCGAACGAGAGCGCACCGCTTACCATGAAGCCGGCCACGCGCTCGTCGCACTCCTCGTTCCCGGCAGCGACCCCGTGCACCGTGTGTCGATCGTTCCGCGCGGCATGGCGCTCGGCGCCACCTACCAGCTTCCGGTGGACGACCGCGCGAGCTACGCGGAGGACTATCTGCGGGCGCGCATCACGAGCGCTCTCGGCGGCCGTTCCGCCGAGAAGCTCGTGTATGCGCTCGCGACGACCGGAGCGGAGAATGACCTCCAGCAGGTCACCGAGATCGCACGCCACATGGTGCTGCGCTGGGGAATGAGCGAGAAGCTCGGACCGATCAGCTTCGTCGCGCCGCAGGATGAAGGCCTGCCGCCGGCCTTCCAGCATCAACCCTACAGCGAGTCTACCTCCGAGCTCATCGATGCCGAGGTGCGTCGCATCGTCGAGGAGTGCCACCGCGAGGCGGACCGCCTGCTCGGCGCCAACCGCGACAAACTCGAAGCGCTGGCGCGCGCGCTGCTGAAGGCCGAGTCGCTGAACGCGAAGGAGATCCGCGAGATTACAGGCCTGGGCGTGGATATCCATGACAACGGTCCCGCGGTCACCGCGACCCTGCCCGGCGGATAA
- a CDS encoding lipid-binding SYLF domain-containing protein, giving the protein MIAVANRFHSKTASLLVAATVMAVAPAQLAFAESRGDLQADARAAVASLYTQVPGAKALGEQAAAILVFPAVVKASFIVGGQYGEGVLLQGGKIDGYYNTITGSVGYQAGVEKFSYALFLMNPSALKYLNKSDGWELGVGPEITLVDVGAAASLSTTTAKKSVYAFFFDPKGLMGGVSIQGTKVTKIHK; this is encoded by the coding sequence ATGATCGCAGTTGCCAATCGATTCCATTCAAAAACAGCTTCGCTTCTTGTCGCCGCCACGGTCATGGCGGTCGCGCCGGCACAACTCGCTTTCGCGGAGAGTCGCGGCGACTTGCAGGCGGACGCACGGGCAGCGGTCGCCTCGCTCTATACGCAGGTGCCGGGCGCCAAGGCGCTTGGTGAACAAGCGGCGGCCATCCTCGTATTTCCTGCAGTCGTCAAGGCCAGCTTTATCGTGGGCGGCCAGTACGGCGAGGGAGTGCTGCTCCAGGGCGGCAAGATCGACGGCTACTACAACACCATCACCGGCTCGGTCGGCTACCAGGCCGGCGTCGAGAAGTTCAGTTATGCGCTGTTCCTGATGAACCCGTCGGCCCTGAAGTACCTCAACAAGAGCGACGGATGGGAGCTCGGCGTGGGGCCGGAAATCACGCTCGTCGACGTCGGCGCGGCAGCCTCGCTGTCGACCACCACTGCCAAGAAGAGCGTCTACGCATTCTTCTTCGATCCGAAAGGATTGATGGGAGGCGTCAGCATCCAGGGCACGAAGGTTACCAAGATCCACAAGTAG